In Archangium violaceum, the following are encoded in one genomic region:
- a CDS encoding alpha/beta hydrolase family protein, with the protein MSLSLMAALALAAAPAKTQPYTIQDQVSMRRISSPSASPDGKRIAFVLRSTDLEANKGRTDLWLINADGSGLRQLTHSPESEGQPVWSPDGQSLFFLSSRGGSSQVFRLPLDGGEAQNVTKLPLDVGAFALSRDGKTLAVALEVFPDCATLECNTQRLKAKTQQKNTGRVYDKLFVRHWDSWADGRRNHLFVLPVDGSAAPRDVMAGMDADGPSKPFGGPDEFTFTPDGKGLVFTARDVGNTESWSTDLDLFLAPLDKPGTPRKLTEKNRATDTHPVFSPDGKTLAYLAMSRPGFESDRLRVVLRSWPEGKERVLAEPWDRSPGSLTWMPDGKSVLVTADDMGQHPAFSIDVASGQVRAISGKGGAVDPQPVADGRVIFLREDLKAPADLYSARADGSDVRQLTRVNEETLARIRFGDYEQFEFAGWNGETVRGYVVKPVDFDAKKKYPVAFLIHGGPQGSFGNRFNYRWNPQTYAGRGYAAVMVDFHGSTGYGQAFTDSISGDWGGKPLEDLQKGLEAAIKRYGFLDGDKVCALGASYGGYMINWIAGQMPERFRCLVNHDGNLDEKLAYFNTEELWFPEWEHGGTPWDKPEGYTKHNPIDHVGKWKTPMLVIHGGQDFRVVDTQGLSTFTVLQRRGIPSKLLYFPDENHWVLKPANSIQWHETVFDWLDQWAKGGNKKPTGPAVVPVAKEAH; encoded by the coding sequence TTGTCTCTCTCCCTCATGGCGGCGCTCGCCCTCGCCGCCGCTCCCGCCAAGACGCAGCCGTACACCATCCAGGACCAGGTCTCGATGCGCCGGATCAGCAGTCCGAGCGCCTCTCCCGATGGCAAGCGCATCGCCTTCGTGCTGCGCTCCACCGACCTGGAAGCCAACAAGGGTCGCACCGACCTGTGGTTGATCAACGCCGACGGCAGTGGCCTGCGTCAGCTCACCCACTCCCCCGAGAGCGAGGGGCAGCCCGTCTGGAGCCCGGATGGTCAGAGCCTCTTCTTCCTCTCCTCGCGCGGGGGGTCCAGCCAGGTGTTCCGCCTGCCGCTGGATGGTGGCGAGGCCCAGAACGTCACGAAGCTGCCCCTGGACGTGGGCGCCTTCGCCCTGTCGCGGGACGGCAAGACGCTCGCCGTCGCCCTGGAGGTCTTCCCCGACTGCGCCACGCTGGAGTGCAACACCCAGCGGCTGAAGGCGAAGACGCAGCAGAAGAACACCGGCCGCGTCTACGACAAGCTGTTCGTCCGTCACTGGGACTCGTGGGCGGATGGCCGGCGCAACCACCTCTTCGTGCTGCCGGTGGACGGCAGCGCCGCCCCGCGTGACGTGATGGCGGGCATGGACGCCGACGGTCCCAGCAAGCCCTTCGGCGGCCCCGACGAGTTCACCTTCACCCCGGATGGCAAGGGGCTCGTCTTCACCGCGCGCGACGTGGGCAACACCGAGTCCTGGTCCACGGACCTGGACCTGTTCCTGGCCCCGCTGGACAAGCCCGGCACGCCGAGGAAGCTCACCGAGAAGAACCGCGCCACGGACACCCATCCCGTGTTCAGCCCGGACGGCAAGACGCTGGCGTACCTGGCCATGTCGCGCCCGGGCTTCGAGTCGGATCGGCTGCGCGTGGTGCTGCGCTCGTGGCCCGAGGGCAAGGAGCGTGTCCTGGCCGAGCCGTGGGACCGCTCGCCCGGCTCGCTCACCTGGATGCCGGATGGGAAGTCGGTGCTCGTCACGGCGGATGACATGGGCCAGCACCCCGCCTTCTCCATCGACGTGGCGAGTGGCCAGGTGCGTGCGATCAGCGGGAAGGGTGGTGCCGTCGATCCGCAGCCGGTGGCCGACGGCCGCGTCATCTTCCTGCGCGAGGATCTGAAGGCGCCCGCGGACCTGTACTCGGCGCGCGCGGATGGGAGCGACGTGCGTCAGCTCACGCGCGTCAACGAGGAGACCCTGGCCCGCATCCGCTTCGGTGACTACGAGCAGTTCGAGTTCGCCGGCTGGAATGGCGAGACGGTGCGGGGCTACGTGGTGAAGCCGGTCGACTTCGATGCGAAGAAGAAGTACCCGGTGGCGTTCCTCATCCACGGAGGCCCGCAGGGCAGCTTCGGCAACCGCTTCAACTACCGGTGGAACCCGCAGACGTACGCGGGCCGGGGCTACGCGGCGGTGATGGTCGACTTCCACGGCTCCACGGGCTACGGCCAGGCCTTCACGGACTCCATCAGCGGGGACTGGGGTGGCAAGCCGCTGGAGGATCTGCAGAAGGGCCTGGAGGCGGCCATCAAGCGCTACGGCTTCCTGGACGGTGACAAGGTGTGCGCGCTGGGGGCGAGCTACGGCGGGTACATGATCAACTGGATCGCCGGCCAGATGCCGGAGCGGTTCCGGTGCCTGGTGAACCACGACGGCAACCTCGACGAGAAGCTGGCGTACTTCAACACGGAGGAGCTGTGGTTCCCCGAGTGGGAGCACGGTGGAACGCCGTGGGACAAGCCGGAGGGGTACACGAAGCACAACCCGATCGATCACGTGGGGAAGTGGAAGACGCCGATGCTGGTCATCCACGGCGGGCAGGACTTCCGGGTGGTGGATACGCAGGGCCTGTCGACGTTCACGGTGCTGCAGCGGCGGGGGATTCCGTCCAAGCTGCTCTACTTCCCGGACGAGAACCACTGGGTATTGAAGCCGGCCAACAGCATCCAGTGGCACGAGACGGTGTTCGACTGGCTGGACCAGTGGGCGAAGGGCGGAAACAAGAAGCCGACGGGGCCGGCGGTGGTGCCGGTGGCGAAGGAAGCGCATTAG